The nucleotide sequence aaagaggaaactgagaggagatatgataggcatcttcaaatatatcaagggctgtcacatggaaaatggagtaAGCTTCTTTTTATCCTGCTCCATAAgctagaacccaaaccaatgactacaagttacaagaaaggagattctgactaaacatcaggaagaactttctgatggtatgAGCAGTTGAACACTGGAACCGACCCCtacaagaagtggtggactctccttccttggaggtttttaagcagaggttgcatggccatctgtcatgtatgatctagttgagatttcttcattgcagtgggttggaccagatgaccctcagggtctcttccaactctacaattctatgattctattaacttCAGGCTTTTCTCCATGTCACCATGCAACCATTAGGCTGCCCCACCATTTGATAACATGGGGTGAGGAAACTGTAGGATATACTACTTAGGGTCGGTGGGGGTTGAAGTCGAACAACATCTGtggggccacaagttccccatccctgaactggATTATTACAGCTGGCTACTGTGAACCCAAGATACACAAGTTTataacagcagcaggagaagcagaCTGCTTGGGTACTCTCTATGTTGTTCTTCAATAGAAATAAGATTCCATATTTGTGCACTATTTTTTGTAATTTAGATACCCTCCTGCCGATTTTCTCTTCCCTTATTTTTATGGTGTTGCTGTTAtaaaaatctgtattttattatatattttaatttctatTGTTATATATAACTCTTTCACTTTTGATATTGCATAGAACTTTTACACTGTATACATATtatctatgcatttttgtgttctatgttataaactGCACAGCAGTCTTCTGACAAagggttttactcagagtagacccattaaaattaatgaacatggctgaatttaggtccattcatttcaatagttCTGCTCTGAGTAACTGTTGCATACCACCCACAGATTCAGTGCTCTCCTAGCACCACCAAAATGTTTGgtacttccagacaacctgtttgttgagcactcATCCaggtttgtttgcagggaagttaagTGACagtggctatttaatgagcattcattcttgcTTGCCTGTGAGGAGGTATgatgacattgcatcaaagcaaggcTTACCCCCacatttccagtgcattttcctgtcactttccttctcACCAAAAAAGGCTGTGGAGTTGTTGCTGGGGTTCTTTTACGTGGGTTTGTTTGTACAACACCTCCCAATCAGCTATAATGGCATATCCTGTATTTGGCGGTATGAGATTGAATCCCActcgagaccttctgcatgcaaagcagatgctctagcgcTGAGCCACGGCCCCTCCCTAATGAAGAAGGTTTGGGCATCCATTGTTCACTTAACATGTCAGACCCACCCTATCCTCTTCCCCAGGCATTTTCTATATGTTCTTTCTTCTATTGTTAAAAGGGGGAGGAAAGAACAGTAAATACTAAATAGAAATTTCATATCCATGCATGCAActatgggtgggattcaatcaagTTACCATGTGCATGAAATGAAGTCTGGTCAAGCAATGGGACTTCCCATTCCCCCGTCACTGTGAACCACTTTAATCTGGTCTGGAGGATTAGGGGAACCCCCCAGAACAAGCTTAGGGGCAGGTGGGGgcatgaaatgggggggggtcttcttgCACAAGTAGACCTCATTCCATGCATGCACACCCCACTTAGTGCTAGACTGAATCCACCCTATGCATGCACATGTCAAAATCTGCATAATCTATTTCAGATGCAGAATTGATTTTGTAGTTGCAAaagagtgcttttttaaaaaaaaaaagcatgccaTTCCACAGCccctaatattttttatttaaagacaTAAGCAGAGAGATACAGAAAATGAGGCAAAGAAAGACTGGGAGATACAATCAGCAAAGTTCAAAGCAggaagatcttttggactacaactcccattaaccacAAGGTAACaaatgctgaggctgatgggagttgtagtctgaggACATCTGGTGGGCCTATACTGTAATATCTGCCCACAACAATATTCAAGGAAGGGTGGGTTCCTAAGTGTTCTGCTGTGAAGAGCCTGTCCAGACTGACATATAAATAACATGATGTGATGTGGACAATGCCATCACAATGTATATAGTTTCCCCCATAAAAGTTTGGACCTCACTAATGGACAGAGGTCTTACCCTCATCTCACTTTCTCACTATTGCTCTGTACCTTATCAGAATCTCTCTTTCTCCCAAGAGCAAATTTGTGCCATTGCACCTGTGCATTTAAATCTCTTGCCTATTTTTCAGCAATGGCTTAATATTTCCTTCTTCCCATTTCCTCTCTTTCGACTACCCTTCCTGATCTAACCTAGGATTTCTGTTGCTACcttgtatttggggggggggtgagaggtgGGAGGTGCAATGCATCAAATGAATTACAGTGGATGCATGCAATTGTAcacattcacattcacattttattttaactgaACCTACAATTCTAGGAGGAAGAAACTCATATGTACAAGAGGACCGCCAACAATGAAGACCAGCACAGTGAGGGATAAAGTGAAATAAAAGTGACAGCTGACAAAAGCGTCAGTGAGAAGATGGTAGATGAAGTCCTGGAAGGAGAAGCACTCTGGATATGCATCTCATTGTCCTGGCTAGAGGGAGTGGTATGACAGAAGAAGATCTGACTTGCCCATGCTGATTGGGGCCATTTTGCTGATGAATCTGTAAGAGGCAAGGTAGGTCCTGAATGCAGAGCAGGCATTTATGAATATTCATCCATCTGGCTCTCATGCAGAGCCAGACACAAAAGCAGCAGACAGAGAGGCCTTTTCCCTACCATGTTGCCCAATAAACTGCAGTGGTACACCCCACTTGTGCCCTGGCAGAAGGTTCTCCGGAAACACCAGCCTCAAGGTTGGGCTGGCATCTGCACACATCTCATCCAGAACCTAAGCAAGCCTTAAATTAttaggggcagggagaggaaaggaggaccATAAGTGCATTCCACTATTCTGAGGTCCTTCTGCTTTAGCCGCATTATGGCCCCTCTATTACATCCGAAGGAGAGAAGCTAAGAAGATTGTCCTTCTCTGTTCCCTGAAATACAAATCGCTGCATTGGGGTGTCTATATCTATCGGAAACCGCTTTTGTGTTAaaagaacatttattttattggaCCAACCAACCCGTTTAAAAAGATAAGGAAAACTTCCTAGCTCACAATCATCATTAGGCCATGCTACATCATAATGTTCATCtaggcagtggcataggaaggggggtggagggggcagccGCCCCagttgccactctgggtggggtgacaagatggcccctgcctcccccagctgtagagtggccgagggcgtggcgtccgtacgggctgctgctCTCACGCAGCAgcccgtacggactgcgcataTGCGGCATCCTGTACGGtcgccacacatgcgcagtccgtacgggctgccACTTGCACAGTGTCCATACAggctgccgcacatgcgcacACCGTACAGGATGCCGTGCAAGCGACAGCCTGTACAGCCACCGCACGTGAGCAGCAACCcatatggagtgcgcatgtgcagcattccaTACGGAGTGCGCCCGCGCGGGATGCCACACATACGCAGTCTGTATGGGCtgcgccgccccgggtgccggagagggttcctccgccactgatctAAGGTACATTTGTTTTGCATTCTGGGAAACTAGAAAGCCTGCACGCCCATTTAAGACtactatttcatttattttacatcCAGCTTGCGCTTCGTGCCTGCTTTTTCACATGAGACCAAGAAGGCCAGGAACTTGAGAAGGAACGAAAACAGAATTAAGGGATAACCACGCAGTGTTGGGTCTCGTGTAGTTCCAATCAGCAGCCAGTCCATCCGGCTAcaggagaggaagagatgggaCTGCAGGGCTTCTGCATTGGCTCTATGAGACCAGCTTCAACAGGTCACTCTCTTAACTGTCATCTTATCAGCAGCTGTTCCATCAGACTATAATTGACGAAGCAATGTTTCCTCCATTGGCTTCTCTTCTCCAAATATTTCCATCCCAGCTAGTCACTACAAAAACTCTGAAACTTAGATCTAGTATCTGAggtggttccccccccacacacatttcttttccttttgtgtcacatCTTTAAAATTGTGAGCTTGCAGGCAGGTACTGTTTTGTCACTATTTATAAACCACTCTGGGAcgctttttggctgaagagcaggataaaactaattattattatcacaatCATCCTATGGGTATTCCTAGTTGTGTCATAGACCCCATATGCCACTATGGGCATGCCATTCATTCTGTATGCCTTGGTTAGAAGAAGATTACAGTTCAGGTCTACCTGCCAGCAGTGCTTTAGATACAGTAAAGGTGAGATTCTTGGATAACCCAAGGACTGTGCACATATTTGAAAAACATAAACAGAACCCCACAGGTAAGTCTAAGAAGGTGATACCTTTTGCACGTTGAGGGACTTTTGACATCAGAACCCCAGGGGGTGGTGGTGCTCAGGAAGGAGGATGCGGAGCATTGCTTTGCAGATACTGCCCCACAGCATCAGACTCCAGTTTTCTAGGTCTGCTGTCACCCTGTAAATTGTGTCCCTTCACCAttgaggggaagagggaggaatcAAACTGGGGAAGGGATGCCAATTTGCCAGCTTTGAAGGCCTGGCCAGAATGATACAAAAACCCAAGCAACGGGAACcatctctcctccttccctccctcccttgtttcctcctgtgAAAGGCGGGCACAGCTAGCAGGGCAGCTCTGCAGCTGTGCCTGCAGCAGCCTTACCGACATAGAGCACGCCTTCCTTGGTCTTCTCTGCTGCCACCGCTACCCCTTCCTTGGTCTTCTCCGCTGCAGCAACGACCCCTTCCTTCGCCTTGGACAAGCCCTTCATAAACGCATCCATCCCGGCACTGAGCTCTGTGTGGAGGAGACAAGAGACCAGGCAAGATGGCTTCAGCAGAGGGCTCTGCTGCTTCCAAGGAAGGGGAATGGTTACATGGACTGCTGGGAAGAAGGAGCTAGACAGATATGGGCTTTGGAGAGAGATGGAGGAAATCGGGTATGGCTCCGAGGAGGGACTTCCCTAGGCTGGAGCCACAGCGTTCCCAACAGCAAAACAGCGTTCCTAACTCAACAGCCTCAGGCTGTATCTTACTGCAGCCACAACCTCTCAGCTCGCTATCGAAACAGGCAGCAGATTTCCACTTCCCAGCGGGCTTTCCCAAGGTGGAACGCAGGGGGATCGTCTCGGTGCCATCGCAAAAGCAACCTTCTGCCCCAGATTCAACAAGTCTGGTGACAGCTGTTAGTGCTGCAAAGGCCGCCGTCACCCTCCATCCTCCTCATCGGCTGCTGCCATGACCATCCCCATCCTCCTGGCCTACCTCGCCTGCCCTAATGGGTGCAGCTGCTCCCTTCCTGGGCATTTTAACGCGGGGGTGGAAAGCGCCGCTCCTTTCCAGCCCCGTTCCTCAAAAGCATCAGCTCCCGCATCCCCCGAGAGACAGGAAGAGGGAAGAGAGGCTGGGATTTAGCCAGGATTAAAGCCGTCAAAACAGGGATGACTCCGTGTCCTTGAAaccggggaggggaagggaaggaaagggtgAGGACAGGAGACGCTGCTGCGCTCTCCTTTTCTGccaatatttggggtggggatttTCTGGGGTGTGGTGTTCCTATCCAGGAATATAAACCATCTCTTTTCTCCATCAGTATTCCaattcccatggggggggggaaaccacgcTTACCGGAGGTGGTGTGTGGGTAGatatcccacccccctcccgaaaaCAGGGATAGCGGCACCGTCGCCCTGCGCACTGATGGAGGGGGGAATTCACCTCCAGGCCAAACCTTATGCCATCGCCCGCCGCCCCCAATCCGATCTCCAGAGGATGCCTCCGATCCCGCGCTCTCCAAAGGGGCAAGCGAGGGGAGCGCGCCCAGGCGCTGCTCACCTGCGATCGGCGGTAGCGCTGGACTCGGGTGCGTCTCCGCTGAGGGGGTTCAGATCATTCCGGGCCGGGGCGAGCGAGCCGGCTGGGCAGGGTCGGTGGAGCAGGCGGCGAGGTGCAGCGGGACACTCAGGGCAGCTCTGCCATGGAGCAGCTcggcggggaggaagaggaggaggaggaggtggtggaaaaGAGGAGAGCCGGGGAGACGCCGGCGCCTtcgccctgctgctgctgctgccgccgccgctgaaTATTGCAATGAGCCGCCGCGCGCCCTATACCCGCTCGGCGAGGGGATTTCATCATAGCGCGCAACTCGCGCTCCCCGCCCCTCGGCCCTGCCCGGATGCAGCGGCAGGAGCCCTGGCGCGGAGAGGCCGCCGGCCCGCTGACCTGGGGCGGGGCATCCGATAAGGCGCCAAAGGAGCCTTCCTGCCCCGACGCATAGGAGGAGCTGTGGAGCCTGCCGCATGGTTGATGGCGGCGGtgatttggggaggtggggggcagagaggagTAGAGGGCTGGCAcatacagagagagggggggcacgTAGTCAGTGGATCACAAGCTAAGAAAGCAGAAGGATGCAGAATCGCAGACCACGGATGATGCCACTTTTCTGGGTTGCCACACAAGATGCGATGTGCCCTTGCTTAGATCGTGGCTTTTGGAAGGGATTAGGTACATGGAGGAAGGGCAGCATTAGGCACTAGTTCACAAAACATATTACTGtagttatgtatttatttattctttaaagCCTAAAATACTCGCCCAATCAAGTGAAagagcaaaagaacaaagcaagaTAGAGAAGAGGACTCAGGAACAATGTAGTACATAGGACAGACTGAGAAGAGAAAGTGATAAGGCACTACCTGTGACCACCTATAATTCCCAGCTAAAGCCACTGCAAGTTATCATCAATGAATTACAGCCCACCCTGGTTAAGGACACTTCCTTCTCTCAGATGACAACATCAGGGGTTCATTCACCTGCTCATCTTCTAATGTGACTTATGCCACCACCTGCCAATAACACCCTACTACCTGTATACtgtatgcgggtggcgctgtggtctaaaccactgagcctagggctagctgatcagaaggttggtggttcgaatccccgcgatggggtgagctcccgttgtttggtcccaactcctgccaacctagcagttcgaaagcacatcaaagtgcaagtagatacagaggtgtaggaagcctctcgggtgccCGGAGTGGCATTGCCACGccgaggcaccccctgggggcggggcgacctgacacatgcgtcatgacatcacgacacatgtgtcaggacagactgcgcatgcgcagaaatccgggcatgcgcagtccatcccgctGGCGCTGCTGATCCAGTGGCGACCCGCCGAGCGAGCGCtactcctggggcttccccgtctatgctgctttaaagcagcacagagggggaagccccaggagccggcactcggtcgccgctggagcagcagcaccagctgaGATGGACTACGCAGTACATcccgccagcgctgctgctccagcggcaacccaCTGAGTGAGCGtgggctcctggggcttcccagTCCCGATTgtgcggggcagccccatagcggcaccGGCTAGGCCGCGGAGCAGAGCAGCTttgctccacggcttgctcggggcccgccggcggggcagggctggcccaagtgtcacccccctcccctggaacccatagCGGCGCTGGCGGGAGGACCCCGGACGGGCCACAGGgcttcgctctgcggcttgcttgggtcagccagctgggcggggctggccctagtgtcaccccccacccctggaacacggggcggaccgcccccttgcgacgcccgtgagtagataaataggtaccgctccggtgggaaggtaaaccgcgtttccgtgcgctgctgtggtttgccagaagcggcttagtcatgctggccacattacctggaagctgtacgccagctccctcggccaataaagcaagatgagcgccgcaaccccagagtcgtccgtgactggacctaatggtcatgggtccctttacgttttatACTGTACCTAGGACAAACAGGTCTATGCAAATAATTAAAGGggcacaaatctgacatcaggaaggACACTATCCTGatttcaaaacaaagtaaaataaaaaattctttccagtagcaccttagagaccaactaagtttgttcttggtatgagctttcgtgtgcatgcacacttcttcagatacactgaaacagaagtcaccagacccttaaatatagtgagggagcggggaggggtattactcagaagggtggtgggaatgggtgatcagctatCAGCCTTATTGCTTATATCCTACTCACTTGTCCTTTTGCTaagctaaaaagccccaaacattgCAACCCTTCATCATAGGGAAGTTGTTCCAGCCCTTTGAtgattttggttgtccttttttgcaactttcccagctctacagtaCCCTTTTTGCGGTGTGGCTGTATCAGAGCTATACACAGAATTCCAAGGTTACTACACAGATCTAAGTCATACTATAGATTTGCCAaagaccacccacccacccaaaaacccTGAGGGCAACACTAATGGAACCTAGAATAGCACACTTGGAAAATTATCTCCTCTTACAAGCTAAGATTTTTAAGGCCTGCTTAGTAAGgtggagccaagccaagcccacCTGGTTGCAATCTTCAGCAACAGTTGTCCCTTACATTACAGTGACTTTGGAACCACCTATTTAAAAGCAGCCTTGGTTACCTATTGGAGGTTGAGCTTTTCATGATACCTTAGTTCCATGGAGACAATCTCTCTGGTGGCCCTATATTGTTTGCCTTTTAATTTTGACATGAACACAGTGATCTTgtacagggatgggaaacctgtggccagcAGTTGTGGTGCTCTAACTCCTGtccaacatggccaatgaataataatgatgatgaagatatagtccggcaacatctggaggacaaaagGCTCCTCACCTCTGATCTAGTGTCTTGAACTCAGTGACTTTTAAGCAACCCAACTGGCCTAAATCAAGGATGGGAAagttgtggtcctccaggtgttgctggactaaaactcccgCTATCCCCAAcctttggtcatgctgactggggatgatgggaactggtctccagcaacatctagagggccatggGTCCCTGTTGTGTTCCAGGCGAAAAAGAGGGACGGGGCTACAGTTTCTACAATGGCAGCATTTGAAGGAATGACAAAAGAAAGGCCTGGCTCTTTAACAAAACCATTTTCAAGGTTAAAGGCGGTGCTCAAAGGTGCTTTCTATATAAAAATGAAGCCTGGAGAGGTGGACTCAGTTATTTTCTTGGAAGGTCGTGGCAGTAGCACTAATGATGGTGAGTAGTAGTTTTCTTTCTGCTGaggtctttttcttctttctccctaGGGTATAACCCTGCATCTGTGAggctgtttaataataataataataataataataataataataataataaaaatttatttataccctgcccatctggctgggtctccccggccactctgggtgccctccaacaaatattaaaatacaatacaaagtcacaaattaaaaacttccctaaacagggctgccttcaggtattttctaaatgacagttgtttatctctctgacccctggtgggagggcgttccacgccCTGTTGTGTTCCTGAAATATAGTTCTAACTCCAAAGCTCCTTGTTTAGTTTTCAGGGACCTTATTGATCTTGAAGGGTAGGAAAAGCTAGGCTTGGATGTAGCCAGGTGTTTGTTCTGGTTGTTGAACATCTTGTCTGATGCAAATCCTGCAGTTCTGTGCATGCTTATGTTAGCAAGTTATATTGAATTCAATGAGCCTGGCTTCTCTGAGCAAGTGTGCACAGTACTGAGCTTTATGCTGGGATGTGTACAAGAGTGCCCGTTTCCAGTAGAGTGACCACTTTACTTTTGATATTGTGATGAGTCCCTGCTATAAAATTTGTAGGAGGCCCATCCATGGCTTGCAGGGCTGCTTCTTCcagggctcctgtacctttaacagtAGTCTGAGATGCTCTTCCCATAATGCATTGCATGTTGAGAAAGGGAGTGTCTCCTACAGAATTTCTGCTTGTCATGCAGCTATTAAAGGTACACAGTCCCTgccaggaaaaaggggggggggagttgtcaaTCCTTGGTCTGCCATGTATTGATCTTGGTGACTCTAGTCCCTGGAGAGCCTACCGTAAATGTGTCTGCTTATGTATGCGATTTTCACACGGTTGCTCGAGGGCACTGCAAGTATGGCCAAGACTGGTCTGGCTTTAATGCACTTGGTTGTGAAAAAGCTAGGCAAATTGGCAATAATTTGCCTAGTTCTCTTAAGGACCCAAAAGCTTTTTTTGGTTGCTCTACTTGGCTTGGCAAGGTCTTCCTCTTTCAAGTTATTATTCTAAATGTAATGCTGTATAGCATTATTTGTTCGCCCTGAGAGAGGGCTTTGTGAAACCAGTGTGGACAGGAATCATTGGAGCTGGCAGGGGTGCCCATTTCACCATCGCTGCAATCCTGAGTGTGGTAAAGGGCAGAAAATAACATCAGCAGCACTTGATCTCGCTGATCTCCGTTTATCAGGCAGCAAACAAGTGCCCTTTTGAATGGTCTGTCCTGTACCCTAGAGCaggctgaaggaggaggaggcagctggtgGCCTGTCCTGTTCTGTGGGGGGTTTTGATCCCTTTGCCCCAGGTACTGTCAGCTATTTACTGGGCCCTAGGGAAGCTGGCTATGTTCCTCCTTGAAACCAGAATAAAGCTGGGAGCAGCTCCTCTTTCTCTTGTGAAGCTTTTTTTCCTGAAAGCTGTGTGAGAATATACTCACTTTCTGAATTCTTTGCAAAACACAGATGATATATGTAACATGAATGTCCTCTATTTATAGCAGCGTGTttcagatgaaaaaaaaaaatccccagctTTTATTGCTGTCCCTGAGAGAGATAAAGAGCTCAAACAAAACACATAGCTCCACCAACTTACCTGGATTTGCTGTTTGTCCAGCCAGTTGTAGCCTGTACAGGGGACCACATGCCTGGGGGTGAATGTGTACAAAGAGCCTGTAGGGCCTGCAGTTGTAATGAATTGTCCACTTATCCAAACGTCAGGCAAGCCCTCATGAGGAGCAGTGGATGCGCAAggccaggagaggagagggggctgTGGAATGCATCAGCAAGCACCCCCTGCAGAACAGGTAAGTACATTGGGCCAATGacacatctggtccagcatcttgctctcaCGGTGgtcgaccagatgcctgtgggaagcctgcgagCTGGGCACGAGCACCACAGCACTTGacctacctgtgattcccagcaactggtaatcagaggCATAATGCTAGCAGAACGCCAAAATGCCTGGATCTCCCAGTGTGTCCGGATCTCCCCTCCAGTGCAATAATGTTAATGCTCACTTTCCCCCTGCTTGTTGATGGCTGCTAACCAAAAAGATCCTGGCAAGGTGCATCCAAATGTGGCCAATGGAGCTTTGCTATGATACAGCAGATTCTCATTGCCAAGAAATCCTTGCTATTTTTGGTTTCAAGGAACACTTCCAATGCTGTGTGCTTCCATAAATCACTGTTAAACATGAAAAATCATTTACTTCCACCCTGTTCTTGCTTCACCCTTTTCAAAggagggaggagtggggaatgCTCTTAAAGAGTCCTACTGGATCAGatgaaaggcccatctagttcagaatcTTGTTTCCCACACTAGTTAACTAAGATGCCTATAGAGAAGCCCATACGTTGTACATGGAGGCAATAGCATCCTCCTGTTGTTGCCTAGCAGATAATTTTCAGGGGGCATATTCTGCttctgatactggaggtaataTGTAGCCATCATGAGTAGTCACCATCAATCACCTTATCGTCCATGGATctgcctaatccccttttaaagctgtccaagttggtagccatcacctcttgtggcagcaaatcctATGTATTGTGTAAAGAAGTTATTCAATTCTTCTGTCCTGAATTTCCTACCATTCATCTCTGAAAACCACTCCTATTTTATATTTCCTTGTCCCTTCactgggagaaggagagagaaccTGCATCTGTGTCTCTGGAGCAGTTCAAGAAAGTATTCGTTTTActtatttatacaaatatttatatactgctgttcatacaaaaaaataaaatcagagtggtttacaaaaccaCATTGTTTATCAGTGCAACCCACATCCCACCTTAAGGTTGCCTTATTACAGTGGGTCTAATCAAATGTGAAATGAGAAGAGCACAGCACCTTCCAGTCCAAACAGGCAGCATTCACACATGTGGCAAGATGTGCTGGGTGTTTTGTGTGTACACAGAGCCTCACACAGGGGAGTGTTTATGTTCATAGCTAGTGGCTTAATTTTGCCTTCCATTCATCTTCGTAGGTGGGCCCTTTGGTTCTTCAAAAATGACAAGAGTAAGACCTGGCAGGATAACTTGCGTCTTATCACCAAATTTGACACCGTGGAAGACTTCTGGGCGTGAGTGCATTCCAGTCCTTCCTCTGACAGCTAGAGTCCCTGGAACAGCCTCGCCAGAAGAAGGAAGGCCATTGTGGGATTGAACCAACAGTGGGGAATATTGtgtccctctggatgttgctggactcctcactcccatcagacccagctggcatggtcagggatgatgggagctgggttCTCCATACCAATCCATTCACTTTTGAAAACCATGTACTTGTATCTGCAGGCTAAAAAAGTCCTAAGCAGCACTTGAAAGTTAAAAGTGGTTGAAAAAGATGTGTGCTGCAGGGAGCTCTGAATGAACCATAGTTTCCTGTGGTATTTGCCTGGATTTAGTGGAAACTCCTCTCAAGGCAGTTTCCAGGGTGGGCCACCTGCTTTGGGGCTGTTCGTGCAAGATACCTTGCATCAACATCAGGAGCAGTAGGTTCCTTACACAAGTCCACCCATTCTGTTCTCCTGATATGTCTGTCTTCTCTCCTTGAGACTGCAGGCTGTATAGCAACATCCAACTGGCCAGCAAGTTGACATCAGGCTGCGACTATTCCCTTTTCAAAGTAAGTCCTGCTGGTTATTCCTGTTCTGTTAATGCTGCGTGCCTCCTGTAGGGAGGGAAACAGGCTCTCAGGTGGTAGTCTTGGGGTCTCTTGTTATATGGGCTTTCCCACACACCATAGGACTACCCATGGCTTGCTGTGGATCTAGTGCATTGTGGTGGACTAAGAAAGCCTTGCAACTTCGTGtagttttgtatgtgtgtgtgtgtaagagctgTATATACTGAGATCCTGCATTTCCTGCAGGATGGCATTGAGCCGATGTGGGAAGATAACCGGAATAAGCGTGGTGGGCGTTGGCTTATCACATTGTCCAAGCAGCAGCGGCATGCGGAGCTTGACCATTTCTGGCTGGAGACTGTAAGTAGG is from Lacerta agilis isolate rLacAgi1 chromosome 2, rLacAgi1.pri, whole genome shotgun sequence and encodes:
- the EIF4E1B gene encoding eukaryotic translation initiation factor 4E type 1B, with translation MMASPHEEQWMRKARRGEGAVECISKHPLQNRWALWFFKNDKSKTWQDNLRLITKFDTVEDFWALYSNIQLASKLTSGCDYSLFKDGIEPMWEDNRNKRGGRWLITLSKQQRHAELDHFWLETLLCLIGEMFDDYSEDVCGAVINIRAKGDKIAIWTQEAENRDGVIHIGRVYKERLGLSSKVVIGYQAHADTATKSGSLMKNKFVV